TGGACATGACGATAATGCCCTGGTCTTCGAGTTCCCTGTAAATGGCCCTTCCCTTGGCGGCTTTGACGGCCCCATGCCGCGAGAGGAGACGACCGGCGCCGTGGCAGGTGGAGCCGAAGGTCTGCTGCATGGCCTCTTCAGTTCCTACCGATACATAGGATGCGCGTCCCATGTCTCCCGGAATCAGGACCGGCTGGCCGACCCGGCGGTAATCCTTGGGAATGAGGGGATGGCCGGGGGGGAAGGCTCGTGTGGCCCCCTTTCTATGTACACAGACCCTGCGTTGATGACCGTTGATACGGTGCTCTTCGATCTTGGCGATATTGTGACAGACGTCATAAACGAGCCGCGCGCCGATTTCTTTCGGACCCATGCCCAAGGCCTTCTGAAGGGTATGGATGGAGAGATGCATCATGATCTGGCGGTTCGCCCAGGCGAAGTTGGCAGCGCAGGCCATGGCCGCCATATAATCCTTCCCCTCCGGAGAGGATAGAGGAGCGCAGGCCAATTGACGGTCCGGAAGTGTAAAATGGTATTTGGATGCGGCGTGGGACATGACCTTGAGGTAATCGTCGCAGATCTGGTAGCCGAAGCCTCTGGATCCTGAATGGATCATCAAGGTGATCCCCTGTTTAAAAAGGCCGAATGTGCCGGCTGCGGCCTCATCAAAGATCTCATCAACCACCTGGATCTCAATGAAGTGATTCCCGGAACCGAGCGTGCCCAGTTGGTTCAATCCTCGCTCGCAGGCTTTCTCGCTGACCTTGTCCGGGTCAGCGCCGGGCATACATCCGGATTCCTCGGTATGATCGAGGTCGTCCTGGGTTCCAAAGCCGTTTTTCACGGCCCAGGCTGCGCCCTGAACCATGACCTTTTCTTCCTCCGAACGGTTCAATTCCGGGATGGCGCCATGGGAACCCACACCGCAGGGGATGTTCTGAAAGAGCGCCGTGACCAAGTCTCGTATACGATGCTTGATTTCCCCATGAGTGAGGTTTGTGCGGATCAGCCTGCATCCGCAGTTGATATCATATCCCACGCCTCCCGGGGAGATCACACCTTGGTCCATGTCCGTTGCAGCCACCCCGCCGATGGGAAATCCGTATCCCCAATGCATGTCCGGCATGGCCAGGGAATATTTGAGAATACCGGGGAGGGCGGCCACGTTCATGACCTGCTCCGGGCTTTTATCTGCAAGGATATCTTTGAGCAGTCTTTCATTTGCAAAGATGCGGCCGGGGACTCTCATCGCCCCCTGTATCGGGATCTCATAGAGGTTGTCATGGATTTTTTTGAGATCTTTGAACTCCATCTGTAAGATCCTCTTTTAAATATCCAGCAGAATCTCGGCGGTCCAGACCCCGGCATGCTCTTCTATCCGCAGATTGTGATAGGTTGCCGCCTTGATGTCCGTGAGCCATTCATGCCTGCCGGGTTGATACGCCTCTCCCCATGCAGCGGCTTCAAGGAAGGTCCGGCTCATGTCCTGAATTTCAAACCTTTTGAAGATCATATACCTTGTATCCCGAATATAAAGGAAATGATTCAGCCAGTTCACCATGAGTTCCTGGATATCCATTCCTTCTACCAGGATCTTCTCTTCGCATTTCTCTTGAACATTCTGCATCGCCGCCATGTTGTCAAAGAGGGTGAAGGCTGCATTCTCAAAGAGATTCGCCAGGGTCTTCCCCCTGACCCGAACGGCCAGATCAGCGGTGTGATTCATGATCTCATAGGGTTTAATATGATGCTTCATCCCGTTCGTCCTGTTTTTTTAAATTTAGGTATTCTTCTATCATCTCATCTACCCCCGGGGCTCTTGATCTGTTAACCCCTCAGCTTCTTGCTAAGCTTTTCACTCGAACCCTGGACCCCTTGAACCCTTGAACCCTGATGTTTTAACCCACTCTTTTGGAGATGTCAAAATTATACCCGATCGTGAGAATTCTGCAAACTCTACATGGGGGTCTCCTTGTCCCATCCCTCCACGCCGATCAGGGGGACGAAGATGCATCCCCCCAGGTTCTCTGTGACAAAATCATCTCCATGCCGGGTGATTCTGTGAAGTTCCTGGTAACCTCGTCCTCCTACGGGAATGACCAGCCTCCCGCCGTCCGCCAATTCTTCCTTTAACGATGGAGGGATCCCGGGTGAGCCGGCTGTGACGATGATGGCATCGAAAGGGGCATGTTCCGGATCTCCTTTGGTCCCGTCACCGACCATGATCGTCACATGGGCGTATCCGAGTCTCTTGAGCGTCTCTCTTGCCTTTATGGCCAGGGTCGGAATACGTTCGATGGAGTAGACATGTTCAGCAAGTTTCGAAAGGATGGCGGTTTGATATCCGGAACCGGCGCCGATTTCCAGAACCTTCTCACGGCCGCGAAGCCTGAGCGCCTGGGTCATCAGGGCCGCCATATAGGGCTGAGAAATGGTCTGGTCTTCTCCGATCGGGATAGGGCGGTCTTCATAGGCCATGGAGCGGGATGTTTCCGGGACGAAGTTCTCTCTGGGGATCTCCTGCATGGCATCCAATACCCTTGGGTCCTTGATGCCCCTTGGAATAAGCTGGGTCTCGACCATTTTTATCCGCCGAACTTTATCGTTCATCAGGACCACACGCCGTCCATGAGGAGACCGCAATCAGGACACTTTCCCCCGGTGATGCGGTTTTGCATGATCGTGTAACCGGCACGCTCGATCAGAAGATGGCCGCACTGCGAACAAAAGGTATTCTCTCCTTGTTCCCCGGGGAGGTTCCCGACATAAACATGTTTCAATCCGGCCTGGATGCCGATTTCTCTGGCCTTGCGGATGATCTCCGGGGGTGTCCTGGGTTTGTCCATGAGCCGGTAGGAAGGGTGGAAGGCGCTGAGGTGCCATGGGATCGAACAATCCATATCGGATAGGATTTCGGCCAGGCGCCGCAGTTCGTCTTCGCTGTCGTTCAGGCCGGGGATGACCAGCGTCGTCACTTCAACCCAGATCTTGAGTTCACGCATTTTCCGGATCGTCTCCACCACGGGCTTCATGCGGGCGCTGCAGATCTTTTTATAGAAGGGATCCAGCCCCTTTAAATCAATATTGGCGGCATCGAGATAGGGGGCGATCCGTTCAACCGCCTCCCCGGTCATGTATCCATTGCTTACAAAGACATTCCTGATCCCCAACTCGTGGGCTGGTCTCATGATGTCATAGGCATATTCGAAAAAAATCGTAGGCTCGGTGTAGGTGTAGGAGATGCTCCGGCAATCCTGTGATCGGCATTCCCGGACGATCTCTTCCGGAGGGACCTCTTCCCCGATGATCCGGTTCAAGTCGTGCGGCATGTGGGCGATATCGGCGTTCTGACAGTGACGGCAGCGGAAATTGCATCCTACGGTCGCGATGGATAATGACCTGGAACCGGGCAGAAAATGGAAAAGGGGTTTCTTTTCGATCGGATCCACGGCCTTGGCGATGAGTTTTCCGTAGACCAGCGAATAGAGGACCCCCTGCCTGTTCTCCCGGACTCCGCAGATGCCGCGTTTTGAGTCTTTGATCCGGCAACGATGGCTGCAAAGATTGCAGATCACTTCGTTTCCCTGGGTCTTCCGGTAGAGCATGGCCTCTTTCAACGAAGGCATCCTTTTTTGAAAATGAAAGGTTTCAGGTTTCTTTGACTGCGCAGGGCTTGCAGGCGGTTGTGTAGGGGAGGGCCAGAAGGCGGTCTTCCGGGATATTCTTTCCGCAACGGATGCAGATGCCGTAGGTTTTGGATCGGATTCTCGAAAGGGCCTCTTCGATGAAGGAGAGTTCTTTTTTCTGACGATAGTCCAGCTTGTTCAGGAGATGGACCGCGGTTTCCTCCCCGCTCCGCTCATTGAACTCGATCAGTTGTTGACCCATATAAGCATTGATTTCACTTTCGATGCCTTTGACGGACCTGAGGAGTTTATCCCGGCTTGAAAGGATGATGTCTCTGAAAAATACGAGTCTTTCCGTATCCATCCTTCGCGCTCCTTTTTTACGGTCATGCTCGTAGGTCCATACAGCCGGTCCATCCGTTGATGAAATCCACTATACCATAAGACCGGAGAATATCAAGTCAAGCAGAAAGATGGGATTCCATAGTCTGAAAGGAAAGGACTGCCGTTATGTGGAAACGCCGGATCTGCGGATCAGGATGTCATGTTTTTGCGGTCCCGGATCAATACGTCAATGACCTCCGGTTCGGCCAGCGTGGTCGTATCCCCCAGTTGATCGTAGTCCATACCGGCAATCTTACGGAGGATTCTGCGCATGATCTTGCCGCTTCGGGTTTTGGGAAGTCCGGGCGCCCAGTGGATGATGTCCGGGGCGGCGATAGGCCCGATTTCTTTTCTGACCTGCCGGATCAGCTCTTCTTTGAGTTTTTCAGAAGGTTTCAGGCCGTTTTTAAGGGTGACGTAGGCGTAGATCCCCTGTCCCTTGATGTCATGAGGGTATCCCACGACTGCGGCCTCGGCGACCTGACTATGAAGCACCAGCGCCGACTCCACTTCAGCCGTACCGATCCGATGGCCTGAGACGTTGATCACGTCATCCACGCGTCCTGTGATCCAATAGTCGCCGTCTGCGTCCCTTCTGGCGCCGTCGCCGGTGAGGTAGTACCCCCTGTAGGTTGAAAAGTAGGTCTTGTAGAATCGTTCAGGATCTCCGAATACGCCCCTCATGATGCCCGGCCAATCATTCTTGATGGCCAGCAGACCGCTCGCTTCACCGGTCAATTCGTTTCCATCCTGATCCAAAATCGCCGGTTCCACGCCGAAGAACGGTTTGCACGCCGATCCGGGTTTGAGCGGCATAGCGCCTGGAAGAGGGGTGATCAGGATCCCCCCGGTTTCCGTCTGCCACCAGGTATCCACAATGGGACATTTCCCTTTACCCACCTTATCGTGATACCAAAGCCAGGCCTCGGGATTGATGGGTTCGCCCACGGTGCCGAGAAGCCTGAGGCTGGTCAGCCGGTTGTTTTTGAGATGTTGCTCCCCTTGACGGATGATGGCCCGGATGGCCGTCGGCGCCGTGTAAAAGATGGAAACCTTGTGAAGGTCCACCACGTCCCAGAAACGGCTCCATGCCGGATAGTTCGGGACCCCTTCGAAGATCAGGCTTGTCGCTCCGTTGCAAAGCGGACCATAGACGATATAGCTGTGCCCCGTGATCCATCCGATGTCGGCGGTGCACCAGAAGACGTCGTCCTCACGAAGGTCGAAAATCATCTCATGGCTGAAGCTGGTATAAACCAGAAAACCGCCGGTTGTATGCATGACCCCTTTGGGCTTGCCGGTGGAACCGGAGGTGTAGAGAATAAAAAGCGGGTCTTCCGCATCCATCTCTTCGGGTTCACAGGTGTCGGCAATATCGGGAGATGACATCTCGTCTTCCCACCAGAGATCTCGTCCGGGCTGCATGTCGGCCGAGCGCCTGCCCGATCGGTTCAAGACGATGCAGGTTTTAATCTGCCGGGAGCCATCCAGGGCCTGATCCACATTCTGTTTCAAGGGGATCTCCTTTATGCCCCGGTAACCCGCGTCGGCGGTGATCATCATGACGGAACCGGAGTCGTTGACACGGTCCCGGATGGAGTCCGGGCTGAAACCGCCGAAAATAACGTTGTGGATGGCGCCGACCCGGGAACACGCCAGCATGGCCGCGGCCAGTTCAGGAACCATGGGCAGATAGATGGTCACACGGTCCCCCTTGCGGATTCCGTTTTTCTTGAGAACGTTCGCGAAACGGCAGACCTCGCGGTGCAGCTCGGCATAGGTGATACGCCTGGAGCGGCCGGGCTCATTCCCTTCCCAGATCAGGGCGACCTTGTCCCGCCGCGCGCCGCTCAAGTGCCGGTCCAGGCAGTTGTAACTGGCATTCAGTTTCCCGCCGGTGAACCAGGCAATCTTTGCCTCTGCAAAGTCCGTATCCCTGACCTTGTCCCATGGATGAAACCAATGGATTCGTTTTGCCGCCTCTCCCCAGAAATGCTCCGGGTTATGGATGGATTCATGATACATCCTTTTGTAGTCATCCATCTTGACTCTTGCCCCGGCGGCAAATTCTTTGGGTACGGAGAAGATGGTTTTTGACTGATTTGGAAGATCGCTCATTTTTACGGCCCCTTCTCGGTTAAGAAAACAGGATGAATCCGACCTTCCTTACATGG
Above is a genomic segment from Nitrospirae bacterium CG2_30_53_67 containing:
- a CDS encoding protein-L-isoaspartate O-methyltransferase, which translates into the protein MNDKVRRIKMVETQLIPRGIKDPRVLDAMQEIPRENFVPETSRSMAYEDRPIPIGEDQTISQPYMAALMTQALRLRGREKVLEIGAGSGYQTAILSKLAEHVYSIERIPTLAIKARETLKRLGYAHVTIMVGDGTKGDPEHAPFDAIIVTAGSPGIPPSLKEELADGGRLVIPVGGRGYQELHRITRHGDDFVTENLGGCIFVPLIGVEGWDKETPM
- a CDS encoding AmmeMemoRadiSam system radical SAM enzyme — translated: MKEAMLYRKTQGNEVICNLCSHRCRIKDSKRGICGVRENRQGVLYSLVYGKLIAKAVDPIEKKPLFHFLPGSRSLSIATVGCNFRCRHCQNADIAHMPHDLNRIIGEEVPPEEIVRECRSQDCRSISYTYTEPTIFFEYAYDIMRPAHELGIRNVFVSNGYMTGEAVERIAPYLDAANIDLKGLDPFYKKICSARMKPVVETIRKMRELKIWVEVTTLVIPGLNDSEDELRRLAEILSDMDCSIPWHLSAFHPSYRLMDKPRTPPEIIRKAREIGIQAGLKHVYVGNLPGEQGENTFCSQCGHLLIERAGYTIMQNRITGGKCPDCGLLMDGVWS
- a CDS encoding RNA-splicing ligase RtcB, whose protein sequence is MEFKDLKKIHDNLYEIPIQGAMRVPGRIFANERLLKDILADKSPEQVMNVAALPGILKYSLAMPDMHWGYGFPIGGVAATDMDQGVISPGGVGYDINCGCRLIRTNLTHGEIKHRIRDLVTALFQNIPCGVGSHGAIPELNRSEEEKVMVQGAAWAVKNGFGTQDDLDHTEESGCMPGADPDKVSEKACERGLNQLGTLGSGNHFIEIQVVDEIFDEAAAGTFGLFKQGITLMIHSGSRGFGYQICDDYLKVMSHAASKYHFTLPDRQLACAPLSSPEGKDYMAAMACAANFAWANRQIMMHLSIHTLQKALGMGPKEIGARLVYDVCHNIAKIEEHRINGHQRRVCVHRKGATRAFPPGHPLIPKDYRRVGQPVLIPGDMGRASYVSVGTEEAMQQTFGSTCHGAGRLLSRHGAVKAAKGRAIYRELEDQGIIVMSRGKSTLAEEMPEAYKDIHNVVQVMHDAGIALKVAKMRPLGVIKG
- a CDS encoding acetate--CoA ligase; translated protein: MSDLPNQSKTIFSVPKEFAAGARVKMDDYKRMYHESIHNPEHFWGEAAKRIHWFHPWDKVRDTDFAEAKIAWFTGGKLNASYNCLDRHLSGARRDKVALIWEGNEPGRSRRITYAELHREVCRFANVLKKNGIRKGDRVTIYLPMVPELAAAMLACSRVGAIHNVIFGGFSPDSIRDRVNDSGSVMMITADAGYRGIKEIPLKQNVDQALDGSRQIKTCIVLNRSGRRSADMQPGRDLWWEDEMSSPDIADTCEPEEMDAEDPLFILYTSGSTGKPKGVMHTTGGFLVYTSFSHEMIFDLREDDVFWCTADIGWITGHSYIVYGPLCNGATSLIFEGVPNYPAWSRFWDVVDLHKVSIFYTAPTAIRAIIRQGEQHLKNNRLTSLRLLGTVGEPINPEAWLWYHDKVGKGKCPIVDTWWQTETGGILITPLPGAMPLKPGSACKPFFGVEPAILDQDGNELTGEASGLLAIKNDWPGIMRGVFGDPERFYKTYFSTYRGYYLTGDGARRDADGDYWITGRVDDVINVSGHRIGTAEVESALVLHSQVAEAAVVGYPHDIKGQGIYAYVTLKNGLKPSEKLKEELIRQVRKEIGPIAAPDIIHWAPGLPKTRSGKIMRRILRKIAGMDYDQLGDTTTLAEPEVIDVLIRDRKNMTS